A part of Triplophysa dalaica isolate WHDGS20190420 chromosome 17, ASM1584641v1, whole genome shotgun sequence genomic DNA contains:
- the mrtfab gene encoding myocardin related transcription factor Ab isoform X3 has product MRGEELSPGSVASAVGSGPLPSPQSEAVTSELKELSLQPLPSLIPLKERKNVLQLKLQQRRTREELVSQGIMPPLKSPAAFHEQRRSLERARTEDYLKRKIRSRPERSELVRMHILEETSAEPSLQAKQLKLKRARLADDLNDKISHRPGPIELVHKNILPVITLIESPKGESSSLDEDSSDALSPDPQGSQDSPLSLGPQHSPAEIMNMNGDLSPSQAPPPTFGASHTSPPHNPPNEITMTNLARPPTGQTRQQSRSSTDRASQRSKKPKDSKPKVKKLKYHQYIPPDQKNEREPPPPLDSSYAKILHQQQLFLQLQIINQQQQHYNYHTILPAPPKVSTEMQQTSTNPGPSPSQTISTCSTMSSNQNGPSRQSQPSVGGAKPSTLPVNLDEFKVAELKQELKLRGLTVSGTKNDLIERLKNYQEQNGGSSAAAKTAQVQLSGAIQQQAKDVKTSSFPVAAATRVHATTPPQIMRFSSTSSSPPASPTPSDRSLAALSPDEASCNGDVFGEMVSSPLTQLSLHPSPEHPSPVKEEPLGRMQACCSLSRTGPLPSAPSLDKDQMLQEKDKQIEELTRMLRQKQRLVETLRSQLEQGKRGAAAEGANNTVDTEMLSLPNGLEVKVKEEVKEEMDTSEDPLKQVQLQKKLQTQCSQQTLLKLQQIQRLQLQQQQLLQQQQVLVDLPNLHQQKTQLVQQQRQQMQMDPKVKQEQGKAQVLQQQQKTQLQQQKTQMLQQQKMLLLQQQQQKTQLQQQQKLQQQKTTMQQQRLQQLIVQQTQQKQLQANQKQQQNTQNQPQQLQTPQVSQVLVNQQTSPQITTSFPLDLLKSHGTPTLVTDSNGNRYLIALTSNGVDSLTGKSPQSKSNGRITLQRLQSTPTKLPSQSSTDVTNSANQSQAVREPVTKIQKVGLHLDTTSVQESSQPVSAPPSFEPFFTEESNSLGKPSSPPPFKEEVCPTFDRHTLFTPSSPKPNPPRFKENISNNQQIDDLFEILIKSGEISSGFKANQDPSLSDFHNSPPSPSPPPSPLHLSLPAHHPDPAPPQQHPDTQDRPCSGTGRLEDFLESSTWTPLLGVEPDGPLTLIDDLHNQMLSTSSILDHPPTPMDTSDLSFSTHPASLDFEDPTLDGMDWLDIPMGGGGSNCNGAGMVLAPLSSHTPPSVFSADFLDSSDLQLHWDSCL; this is encoded by the exons AGACTTCAGCGGAGCCCTCGCTGCAGGCCAAGCAGCTGAAGCTGAAGAGAGCACGTCTGGCTGATGACCTCAACGATAAGATCTCCCACCGCCCTGGACCCATCGAGCTCGTCCACAAGAACATCCTCCCTGTCATCACGCTCATTG AGTCTCCGAAGGGTGAGAGCTCCTCTTTGGACGAGGACAGTAGTGATGCTCTGTCCCCGGATCCACAGGGCAGTCAGGATTCACCACTGAGCCTCGGTCCTCAACATTCTCCCGCTGAAATAATGAATATGAATGGAGACCTCTCACCCTCTCAG GCCCCGCCTCCTACATTCGGTGCATCTCACACTTCTCCTCCACATAATCCACCCAATGAAATCACTATGACAAACCTCGCCCGGCCACCTACGGGACAGACAAGG CAGCAGTCCAGGTCCAGCACAGATCGGGCTTCACAGCGCTCTAAAAAACCCAAAGATAGCAAGCCCAAAGTGAAGAAACTCAAATATCACCAGTACATCCCTCCCGACCAGAAAAACGAGCGTGAGCCGCCGCCTCCGCTGGACTCTTCGTATGCCAAGATCCTCCACCAGCAGCAGCTGTTTCTTCAACTTCAGATCATCAACCAGCAACAGCAGCATTACAACTACCACACCATCTTACCCGCCCCACCCAA AGTTTCTACTGAAATGCAGCAAACATCCACCAATCCAGGCCCCTCCCCTTCCCAGACCATTTCCACTTGTTCTACAATGTCCTCCAATCAAAATGGTCCTTCTCGTCAAAGTCAGCCCTCAGTGGGAGGGGCTAAACCCAGCACTTTGCCCGTCAACCTGGATGAATTCAAA GTTGCCGAACTCAAACAAGAGCTCAAATTGAGAGGTTTGACAGTATCAGGCACTAAAAATGATCTCATCGAACGACTGAAAAACTACCAGGAACAGAACGGTGGTTCCTCAGCAGCTGCGAAAACTGCCCAGGTTCAGTTATCCGGTGCTATCCAGCAACAAGCGAAAGATGTTAAAACGTCCTCCTTTCCCGTAGCAGCTGCCACTAGGGTCCACGCCACAACTCCGCCTCAGATTATGCGCTTCAGCAGCACTAGTTCCTCCCCACCTGCATCTCCAACCCCTTCTGACCGCTCTCTGGCTGCATTGAGTCCAGATGAGGCCAGCTGTAACGGGGACGTGTTTGGAGAAATG GTCAGCTCGCCCCTCACCCAGCTCAGCCTTCACCCCTCTCCAGAACATCCCTCTCCGGTTAAAGAGGAGCCTCTTGGACGGATGCAGGCCTGCTGCAGCCTCTCCCGCACAGGTCCATTGCCATCAGCCCCTTCTCTAGACAAAGACCAAATGCTTCAGGAGAAGGATAAGCAGATAGAGGAGCTGACACGCATGCTGAGGCAGAAGCAGAGGCTGGTGGAGACGCTGCGCTCCCAGCTGGAGCAGGGTAAGCGCGGAGCGGCCGCAGAGGGCGCAAACAACACTGTTGACACTGAAATGCTTTCCCTCCCTAATGGACTAGAAGTGAAAGTGAAGGAAGAGGTCAAGGAGGAAATGGACACATCGGAAGACCCGCTAAAGCAGGTCCAACTGCAGAAAAAGCTGCAGACACAGTGTTCGCAGCAGACGCTGCTCAAGCTGCAGCAGATACAACGGTTACAGCTGCAGCAGCAACAACTTCTGCAGCAGCAGCAAGTGCTGGTGGACCTACCGAACTTACATCAACAGAAAACACAGCTGGTGCAACAGCAAAGGCAGCAGATGCAAATGGACCCAAAAGTGAAGCAAGAGCAAGGGAAGGCGCAGGTGTTGCAGCAACAGCAAAAGACACAGTTGCAGCAACAGAAAACGCAGATGCTGCAGCAGCAGAAAATGCTGTTACTGCAACAACAGCAGCAAAAGACACAGTTACAGCAGCAGCAAAAGTTGCAGCAGCAGAAGACAACAATGCAGCAACAAAGGTTGCAGCAGCTCATCGTGCAGCAGACCCAACAAAAGCAGCTACAAGCCAATCAGAAGCAGCAgcagaatacacaaaatcagCCGCAGCAGTTACAGACACCACAG GTTTCGCAGGTGTTGGTGAACCAGCAGACTAGTCCTCAGATCACCACATCTTTTCCACTGGATCTTCTGAAGAGTCATGGCACACCCACACTGGTCACCGACAGCAACGGCAACCGCTATCTCATTGCACTCACCAGTAATGGCGTAGACAGCTTGACTGGAAAATCTCCTCAGAGCAAATCTAATGGACGCATTACTCTACAG AGGTTACAGTCTACCCCTACCAAGCTCCCTAGCCAATCGTCTACTGATGTCACCAATTCTGCCAACCAATCACAAGCTGTCAGAGAGCCTGTCACCAAA ATTCAGAAAGTAGGGCTTCACTTGGACACCACATCTGTCCAGGAATCCAGCCAACCGGTATCTGCTCCACCCAGCTTTGAGCCCTTCTTCACTGAGGAATCAAACTCATTGGGTAAACCCTCCTCACCGCCCCCATTTAAG GAGGAGGTTTGCCCAACCTTTGATCGCCACACTTTGTTCACCCCTTCCTCCCCAAAGCCAAACCCTCCACGTTTCAAA GAAAACATATCTAACAACCAGCAAATAGACGACCTGTTTGAAATCCTGATCAAGAGCGGAG AAATTTCATCTGGATTTAAAGCCAATCAAGACCCCTCCCTGTCAGACTTCCACAACAGCCCACCGTCTCCTTCCCCACCTCCTTCTCCTCTCCACCTGTCACTGCCCGCTCACCACCCTGACCCTGCCCCTCCCCAGCAGCACCCAGACACACAGGACAGGCCCTGCTCCGGCACCGGCCGCCTAGAGGACTTCCTTGAAAGCAGCACTTGGACTCCCCTTCTCGGTGTGGAGCCAGACGGCCCGTTGACATTAATCGATGATCTCCACAACCAAATGCTGAGCACCTCCAGTATTCTGGACCATCCCCCAACACCAATGGACACCAGTGACCTGAGCTTCTCAACCCACCCGGCCAGCCTGGACTTCGAAGACCCCACACTAGATGGCATGGATTGGCTGGACATACCCATGGGAGGAGGGGGTAGTAATTGTAACGGCGCTGGTATGGTCCTGGCCCCTCTGAGCTCACACACTCCACCCAGTGTGTTCTCGGCAGACTTTTTGGACAGCTCGGATCTGCAGCTCCACTGGGACTCCTGTTTGTAG